A portion of the Mesobacillus sp. AQ2 genome contains these proteins:
- a CDS encoding ubiquinol-cytochrome c reductase iron-sulfur subunit, producing the protein MSKHRVSRRQFLNYTLTGVGGFMAAGMLMPMVRFAVDPVLKGEDTGDFIATPLKIAEIKTEPQKVNFKFKQKDAWYESEETGTAWVFKNEAGEIVALSPVCKHLGCVVDWGTDKEHPEQFFCPCHYGRYEKDGTNVPGTPPLAPLDVYPTKEKDGFLYVGKAQPRKGA; encoded by the coding sequence GTGAGTAAGCATCGTGTTTCAAGACGTCAATTCTTAAACTATACTCTAACAGGTGTAGGCGGTTTCATGGCTGCGGGGATGCTGATGCCAATGGTTCGCTTTGCCGTCGATCCTGTGCTGAAGGGTGAAGACACGGGAGATTTCATCGCGACTCCATTGAAGATCGCAGAAATCAAGACTGAACCGCAAAAAGTCAATTTTAAATTCAAACAAAAAGATGCATGGTATGAATCTGAAGAAACAGGAACAGCCTGGGTTTTCAAAAATGAAGCCGGGGAAATCGTTGCCTTGTCGCCAGTGTGTAAACACCTTGGATGTGTTGTAGACTGGGGTACTGACAAGGAGCATCCTGAACAGTTCTTCTGTCCTTGCCACTATGGCCGTTATGAAAAAGATGGAACCAATGTTCCTGGTACACCGCCATTAGCACCTTTGGATGTGTATCCGACAAAAGAAAAAGATGGATTCCTTTATGTAGGAAAAGCTCAACCACGAAAGGGGGCGTAA
- a CDS encoding YpiF family protein — MKWVAADVEMYQKAAEYVDTAIVPLLPVSFGEDMKQNASMAEFTGILTSQLEKQFRGRIFLLPDFVYIKEDEGSLDALKNWENSLLDKQFNHIFYVTSDSRWRHREKDLNGNVLWMPSLSMDQMHDQQKVAIVDDQVKQLLSLFTEKWDEK, encoded by the coding sequence ATGAAATGGGTGGCAGCAGATGTTGAAATGTATCAAAAAGCTGCTGAGTACGTTGACACGGCAATCGTCCCGCTTTTGCCAGTTTCTTTTGGTGAGGACATGAAACAAAATGCTTCAATGGCTGAGTTCACAGGCATCCTTACATCTCAGCTGGAAAAGCAGTTTCGGGGGCGAATTTTCCTTTTGCCTGATTTTGTGTACATAAAGGAAGATGAGGGCAGCCTGGACGCTTTAAAGAATTGGGAAAATAGTCTATTGGACAAGCAGTTCAATCATATCTTTTATGTTACGTCTGACAGCCGCTGGAGGCATCGAGAAAAAGACCTTAATGGTAATGTGCTTTGGATGCCGTCCTTGTCCATGGATCAGATGCATGACCAGCAAAAGGTAGCAATCGTGGATGATCAAGTTAAGCAATTATTATCTTTGTTCACTGAGAAATGGGATGAAAAATAG
- a CDS encoding ReoY family proteolytic degradation factor: MTTPVSVNEKKDFIRWFLNHYQLKRRECVWILNYLMSHDQLMEKVHFVDNAQHCPRGLVMSTHCVDEVPFRFFKENVMTTDAEKSFHDIRLNREEEIYIQLNFHASNKAHQFAAVLEENPYMPGQLQISESDKMVAERFLEESIHNFQKDKLLSLIDQALDSQDQEAFEHLTEQLKKLGAVNSL; the protein is encoded by the coding sequence ATGACAACCCCTGTATCTGTCAACGAGAAAAAGGATTTTATCCGCTGGTTTTTGAACCATTATCAGCTGAAAAGGCGGGAATGTGTTTGGATCCTTAACTACTTGATGAGCCATGATCAGCTGATGGAAAAGGTACACTTTGTGGATAATGCCCAGCATTGCCCAAGGGGATTAGTGATGTCGACACATTGCGTGGATGAAGTTCCATTCCGGTTCTTCAAGGAAAATGTGATGACGACCGATGCTGAGAAGTCTTTTCATGATATTCGTTTGAACAGGGAAGAAGAAATCTACATCCAACTGAATTTCCATGCTTCAAACAAAGCCCATCAATTTGCGGCCGTGCTGGAAGAAAACCCTTATATGCCAGGACAGCTCCAAATCAGCGAAAGCGACAAAATGGTGGCAGAAAGATTTCTGGAGGAAAGCATCCACAATTTCCAGAAAGACAAATTGTTATCCCTGATTGACCAGGCACTGGACAGCCAGGACCAGGAAGCCTTCGAACATCTTACAGAGCAATTAAAAAAATTAGGTGCAGTCAACTCTTTATAG
- a CDS encoding tetratricopeptide repeat protein — protein sequence MVAVNEITSLIENGQLEKAMSAYREILEQGNDEEKFLLSEELFRFGFMEETETLIESLLKNYPEEGELHVLLAETRIELGKEEEAMLTLEKVDKDDPAFPQALLLLADLYQMEGLYEVSENKLLEAKRILPDESVIDFALGELYAHQGKLAEAIQYYETVLKVHEEIGGVNINQRLAETLSAGGSFEEALHFYDIALEQKLEINTLFGYAFTALQAGYNKTAIEKFEELKTLDPEYHSLYLYLAKAYEREEMAEEAFEAVKQGIEQDEYNKDLYFYGGKLALKLPDEDTAEKLIREAIALDPGFMEGVLVLNKLLMKQERYEDVLELIGAADYNEEEEPQILWDAAIAYQHIEDYSQALNKYQLAYTFFKDNKEFLSDYGYFLIEEGKMGEAAEILSMLVEKEPGNEEFREMLERLTENQ from the coding sequence ATGGTCGCAGTAAATGAAATAACCAGTCTTATAGAAAATGGACAGCTTGAGAAAGCTATGTCTGCATATAGGGAAATTCTTGAACAAGGCAATGACGAAGAGAAATTCCTGCTTTCAGAGGAGCTTTTCCGTTTTGGGTTTATGGAAGAAACGGAAACTCTGATTGAAAGTTTATTGAAAAACTACCCAGAAGAGGGTGAACTCCATGTCCTGCTAGCAGAAACAAGAATTGAACTCGGTAAAGAAGAAGAGGCTATGCTCACTCTCGAAAAGGTAGACAAAGACGACCCTGCTTTCCCCCAGGCACTTCTTCTGTTGGCTGATTTATATCAAATGGAAGGTCTCTATGAAGTGAGTGAAAACAAACTCCTCGAGGCTAAAAGAATTTTACCGGATGAATCGGTGATAGATTTTGCTCTTGGGGAACTTTACGCTCATCAGGGAAAACTTGCGGAAGCGATTCAATATTACGAAACAGTCCTTAAGGTGCATGAAGAAATCGGCGGGGTAAACATCAACCAGAGGCTGGCTGAAACATTAAGTGCTGGTGGATCATTTGAAGAAGCGCTTCATTTTTACGATATAGCCCTCGAACAAAAGCTGGAAATCAATACTTTATTCGGTTATGCTTTTACAGCACTGCAGGCTGGCTATAATAAAACAGCAATCGAAAAATTCGAGGAATTGAAGACTCTCGACCCTGAATATCACTCATTATATCTCTATCTTGCCAAAGCCTATGAACGGGAAGAAATGGCGGAGGAAGCGTTTGAAGCTGTCAAACAGGGCATTGAGCAGGATGAATACAACAAGGATCTATACTTTTACGGCGGGAAGCTTGCCCTTAAGCTTCCGGATGAGGATACTGCCGAGAAATTGATACGGGAGGCCATTGCGCTGGACCCGGGATTCATGGAAGGAGTTCTTGTCCTGAACAAACTTCTGATGAAGCAGGAGCGATATGAGGATGTTCTGGAGCTGATCGGTGCGGCGGACTATAATGAAGAAGAAGAACCGCAAATCCTATGGGATGCAGCTATTGCATATCAGCATATTGAAGATTATTCACAGGCATTAAACAAATACCAACTAGCATATACTTTCTTTAAAGACAACAAAGAATTTTTGTCAGACTACGGATATTTTTTAATTGAAGAAGGAAAAATGGGCGAGGCCGCCGAAATTCTAAGTATGTTAGTTGAAAAGGAACCTGGCAATGAAGAATTCCGTGAAATGCTGGAGCGTTTGACGGAAAATCAGTAA